A stretch of Spodoptera frugiperda isolate SF20-4 chromosome 6, AGI-APGP_CSIRO_Sfru_2.0, whole genome shotgun sequence DNA encodes these proteins:
- the LOC118267808 gene encoding 3-oxoacyl-[acyl-carrier-protein] reductase FabG-like: protein MSFANKVVLVTGGSSGIGAATAILFSREGANVVIVGRNETKLSETAKKCSDPLVIKADITNMEDAKRIIDETIQAYGKIDVLVNNAGIVRDGNILDENILETFDELMETNLRALFHMTHLAVPHIIETKGNIVNISSIAGKIYPDACLMAYGVSKAAVDHLTRGLALQLAKYGVRVNNISPGPTVSDVLINAGNDTPWEALAPTLPLGKVSDAEEIADVILFLASDKARSITGVDYVVDNGKMLTK, encoded by the coding sequence ATGAGTTTTGCAAACAAAGTAGTGTTGGTTACTGGAGGAAGCTCTGGGATAGGAGCAGCTACTGCTATCCTTTTCTCTCGAGAAGGCGCTAATGTGGTTATAGTGGGAAGGAACGAGACAAAACTATCTGAGACAGCCAAAAAGTGCTCGGATCCTTTGGTCATTAAAGCTGATATCACCAACATGGAAGACGCTAAGAGAATAATTGACGAGACGATTCAAGCGTATGGGAAGATCGACGTCCTAGTAAACAACGCAGGAATCGTGAGAGACGGCAACATACTGGATGAGAACATTCTAGAAACCTTCGATGAATTGATGGAGACGAACCTACGAGCGTTATTCCACATGACCCACTTAGCTGTCCCACACATTATTGAGACAAAAGGAAATATAGTGAACATATCAAGTATTGCTGGGAAAATATACCCTGATGCCTGTCTAATGGCCTATGGAGTGTCGAAGGCCGCAGTGGACCATTTAACAAGAGGACTCGCTCTACAGCTAGCAAAGTATGGAGTGAGGGTGAACAATATAAGTCCTGGGCCGACTGTATCTGATGTCTTGATAAATGCCGGCAATGATACACCTTGGGAAGCTTTAGCACCTACTTTGCCGCTTGGTAAAGTCTCTGACGCTGAAGAGATTGCCGATGTCATACTGTTTTTGGCTAGTGATAAAGCTAGGAGCATTACCGGTGTTGATTATGTGGTTGATAACGGAAAGATGCTGACTaagtaa